A single window of Nitrosomonas sp. DNA harbors:
- a CDS encoding toprim domain-containing protein has product MLAIAPLANAEHPYLLDKNARPGDLKIVPQNADDLPDDSIIKIGQDWQAAKILREENPGSIVLTAGDLLLPVQDIDGQIWSVQTIQPGGGKFFVTGSKKESNFYVVDGQGRGVGALDDALMIIIAEGYATADTLSQSLDCPVVAAFDSGNLPKVAQVLHERYPQKPTVIAGDDDFIQESVNGTNPGREKAIEAAKLVNGEAVFPIFAPGEQVSMKLSDFNDLANKSTLGVEGVKRQVGSVAASALEQARDQGRARKLTNGLEQNQQENQQKRALAR; this is encoded by the coding sequence TTGCTGGCAATCGCACCGCTAGCCAATGCCGAGCATCCCTATCTGTTGGACAAAAATGCCCGACCGGGTGATTTAAAGATCGTGCCACAGAATGCGGATGATTTACCAGACGACTCCATCATCAAAATCGGTCAGGATTGGCAAGCAGCCAAGATATTGCGTGAGGAAAATCCTGGCAGTATTGTTCTAACCGCTGGTGATTTATTGTTACCGGTGCAAGACATCGATGGCCAGATCTGGAGTGTGCAAACCATACAGCCTGGCGGAGGCAAGTTTTTTGTGACCGGCAGTAAAAAGGAAAGTAATTTCTACGTGGTTGATGGGCAGGGCAGAGGAGTGGGTGCCCTGGACGATGCACTGATGATCATCATCGCCGAAGGCTATGCGACCGCCGACACTTTATCCCAAAGCCTGGATTGCCCGGTGGTTGCCGCATTTGATTCAGGTAATCTGCCCAAGGTCGCTCAAGTCTTGCATGAAAGATACCCGCAGAAGCCGACTGTGATCGCCGGTGATGATGATTTCATACAGGAATCGGTCAATGGTACCAATCCTGGCCGGGAAAAAGCCATCGAAGCCGCAAAGCTGGTGAACGGCGAGGCAGTTTTTCCGATTTTTGCACCGGGTGAGCAAGTGTCAATGAAGCTCAGTGATTTTAATGATCTGGCGAATAAAAGCACTTTAGGGGTTGAGGGTGTTAAGCGCCAGGTTGGTTCTGTTGCTGCGAGCGCATTGGAACAAGCCAGGGATCAAGGCAGAGCTAGAAAATTGACAAACGGTCTTGAACAAAACCAGCAGGAGAATCAGCAAAAACGAGCACTGGCCAGGTAA
- a CDS encoding helix-turn-helix transcriptional regulator has protein sequence MIRCHLARMMGEHKMRIADVARETGLSRATVTLLYKETAQKVDLETIEKLCLLFECQVGDLLELTQQ, from the coding sequence ATGATCCGCTGCCATCTCGCCCGCATGATGGGCGAACACAAGATGCGTATTGCCGACGTTGCCAGAGAAACGGGCTTGAGTCGCGCCACGGTGACGTTGCTCTATAAAGAAACGGCGCAGAAAGTGGATCTGGAAACCATTGAGAAGCTGTGCCTGCTGTTTGAATGCCAAGTAGGCGATCTACTTGAGCTGACCCAACAATAA